The DNA region CCAGGCCCTGCCGGCATGAGACAGATAACCGCCGCGCCGCCAGATCATGGCGATGTGCCAGTCGGTATCCGGCTCGTCGAGCAAAACGTGCCGCACCGTGGGATGTTTGCGTTGAGCGGCGATCATGCGCGGCAGGAAGGCGATGCCGAGCCCGGCGGCGGCAAGCTCGACGACGAAGTCGATCTGGCTGCTGCGCGCGACGACGGTCGGTTCGAAGCCGTGGCGGCGGCAGGCGTCGAGGATGACGCGGTTGAGCGCGAAGCCGGCTTCGAACAGGATGAACGGCAGATGCTGCAGCGCCGGCAGGCCGATGGACTTGCGGCGCGCCAGTTCGTGGTTGACCGGCAACAGCGCGACCAGCGGTTCGCGCTTGACCTCCTGCCATTCGAAGCCGTCCGACACCGGCAGCAGCGACGCGGCGAGCTCGATCTCGCCCGACAGCAGCACCTCCTCGAGGCGGGAGCTGCCGTACTCGACCAGGCGGATGTCGATGCCGGGATATAGATTGCGGTAGGTCGCGAACAGTGGCGCGAACAAGGTGCTGCTGCCGACGGGCGGCAGGCCGAGCCGGAGCGTGCCGCGCTTGAGGCCGCGCAGCTCGTCGAGCTCGGCGAGGAGGTCGTCGCGTTCGGCCAGCATGCGCAAGGCGCGCTGAAAAACGATGTCGCCGGCCGCGGTCAACGTGCTGCGGTGGCCGACCCGGTCGAGCAGCGGCACGCCGATCTCGTCCTCGATCTGCTTGACCGCCTTGCTCACCGTCGACTGTGTCGCAAACAGGGTCTTGGCCGCCGGCGAGAAGCCGCCCTGGCGCACCACCTCGACGAAAGCCCGCAGGGTCCTGAGATCCATCGCTATTCCATATCAGAATAGAGATTAGTCTATCAATTCATTTTGCGCATGCCGCAGTGCAGCATACATTTTGAGTCGTGAAAGGAAGCTTCTCATGACCGCGCGATCGATCAGCACCCAGGTGCGACACTTTATTCATCGCCGGTGGCTGGCCCAGGTGGGGATCCTTTTCGGGTTCTGGCTGCTCGGCGAGGCGGCCGTACGGTTGACCGGCCTGCCGGTACCGGGCGGCGTTGTCGGCATGCTGGTGGTGCTGGTGCTGCTGACGACGCGGCGTCTGAGCGTGTTCAGCATGCGCCGCGGCGCCGAATGGTTTCTCGCCGAGATGATGCTGTTCTTCGTGCCCGCCGTTCTGGCGCTGCTCGACCACGGCGAACTGCTCGGCCTTCTGGGCTTGAAAGTGCTGGCCGTGATCGTCGGCGGCACCATCGCGGTCATGGCCGTGACCGGGCTGACCGTGGATCTCTGCTCCCGTTGGACATTACGCCATGCCGTATCTGGCCCCGATATTGAATGATCCGCTGCTCGCGGCGGTCTTCTGGTCGGCGGCGACCATCGCCGTTTATCTTGTCGCCAAGCTCGCCTATCGGCGCTGGCGCCGCTGGTGGCTGATGCCGCTGGCGCTGGCGCCGATCATGCTGATCGTCGCGGCACTGGCCCTGCATACGAGTTACCACGACTATATCCGCGGCACGCATTGGATCGTCGCCTTGCTCGGTCCCGCGACGGTCGCCTTCGCCGTGCCGATCTACGAGCAGCGCGCACTGATCCGCCGCTATTGGCCGGTGCTGGCTTTCGCGATGGTGGCAGGCAGCATCACGTCGATGGCGACGGCCTGGGCGCTCGCCTCGGTACTCGGCCTCAATGACG from Pseudolabrys taiwanensis includes:
- a CDS encoding LrgB family protein; this encodes MPYLAPILNDPLLAAVFWSAATIAVYLVAKLAYRRWRRWWLMPLALAPIMLIVAALALHTSYHDYIRGTHWIVALLGPATVAFAVPIYEQRALIRRYWPVLAFAMVAGSITSMATAWALASVLGLNDALRLSLLPRSISTPFAMAVSGEIGGVPDLTAVFVVITGILGAVIGEVMLARFPVRSAMARGVLLGVSAHGAGTAKAHEMGREEGSIAGLVMVLVGLFNVLFAPVLAMGLHYI
- a CDS encoding LysR family transcriptional regulator — encoded protein: MDLRTLRAFVEVVRQGGFSPAAKTLFATQSTVSKAVKQIEDEIGVPLLDRVGHRSTLTAAGDIVFQRALRMLAERDDLLAELDELRGLKRGTLRLGLPPVGSSTLFAPLFATYRNLYPGIDIRLVEYGSSRLEEVLLSGEIELAASLLPVSDGFEWQEVKREPLVALLPVNHELARRKSIGLPALQHLPFILFEAGFALNRVILDACRRHGFEPTVVARSSQIDFVVELAAAGLGIAFLPRMIAAQRKHPTVRHVLLDEPDTDWHIAMIWRRGGYLSHAGRAWLDLVRGTGGKT
- a CDS encoding CidA/LrgA family protein, whose protein sequence is MTARSISTQVRHFIHRRWLAQVGILFGFWLLGEAAVRLTGLPVPGGVVGMLVVLVLLTTRRLSVFSMRRGAEWFLAEMMLFFVPAVLALLDHGELLGLLGLKVLAVIVGGTIAVMAVTGLTVDLCSRWTLRHAVSGPDIE